A region of Halobellus limi DNA encodes the following proteins:
- a CDS encoding VirB4 family type IV secretion system protein has product MIGNLLPFTGSDSSETDDEATADEVSDEQEPEDDEPQLTVDYEADGEAVDGIPEIHQTVVSPSSIERTPSALRTDTQWAQSLWVGEYPDAPMDGFLEKLYAAAETQQTDVSIHIDPRDTRETLDSLENKIEDLEADHEYLTEKHRASARGVEKDLEDHQEMYDVLRNTTMQAFDVSMYFTVRGDDRENIDAESVSTTARQAPANLTPVTPRWSQLKTFTSASPIALDQFNETLDSKTPMLGGAVGAMFPFVAGAFAEPGIEYGTYALNSSPLILDRFKRQTGYCMMVIGRLGAGKSFATKLRLVRRAMFDEDTVVIMLDPMRGFAGVNEALDGERITVGGRRGLNPLEIKPTPDHVLQEVDDIDPWGEQINWVMTFFATFFEHVADHPLGERNQTLRRAVQEAYEKRGITRDPETHTRDSPTIHDVITVLEEMVEDPEEYGYVTEGEQEAVQSDAQSLLKDLRPSFREGGELENLARPSEFDLDSKVIYLDLHQEEGTRGRAETSLMMQVLFNSVYERVKQTDKRVVFCIDEAHYLMNDAVSLDFLETAVRHSRHFDLSLEFITQTGGEFALTPEARTIANLCSLTVLHRVNEEKEKIAKWFDLSERQVNWVTSAKAGEDEDGYSEALVGIDQEGWFPLRIRASDYEAHVIDGGAADVAELEPESSASVTSPDSRPAGARADGGDPTSTASQEDD; this is encoded by the coding sequence ATGATTGGAAACCTACTGCCCTTCACCGGCTCGGACAGTTCGGAAACTGACGACGAGGCGACCGCAGACGAGGTCTCCGACGAACAGGAGCCAGAAGATGACGAGCCCCAGCTCACTGTTGATTACGAAGCCGACGGTGAGGCCGTCGACGGCATCCCCGAAATCCACCAGACAGTCGTCTCGCCATCGAGTATCGAGCGAACACCCAGCGCTCTCAGGACTGACACCCAGTGGGCGCAGAGCCTGTGGGTCGGCGAGTACCCCGATGCGCCGATGGACGGCTTCCTTGAAAAGCTGTACGCAGCCGCCGAGACCCAGCAGACGGATGTCAGCATCCACATCGACCCTCGTGACACGCGAGAGACGCTGGATTCGCTGGAGAATAAGATCGAGGACCTCGAAGCCGACCACGAGTACCTGACCGAGAAACACCGTGCGAGCGCCCGGGGCGTCGAGAAAGACCTCGAGGACCACCAGGAGATGTATGACGTCCTCCGGAACACGACGATGCAGGCGTTCGACGTCTCGATGTATTTCACGGTCCGGGGCGACGACCGCGAGAATATCGACGCCGAGTCGGTGTCGACGACGGCCCGGCAGGCCCCCGCGAATCTGACGCCGGTGACGCCACGGTGGTCACAGCTGAAGACCTTCACCTCAGCGAGCCCCATCGCTCTCGATCAGTTCAACGAGACGCTCGACAGCAAGACGCCGATGCTCGGTGGGGCGGTCGGCGCGATGTTCCCCTTCGTGGCCGGGGCGTTCGCCGAACCCGGCATCGAGTACGGAACGTACGCGCTGAATTCGAGCCCGCTCATCCTCGACCGCTTCAAGCGGCAAACCGGCTACTGTATGATGGTTATCGGCCGGCTCGGCGCGGGCAAATCATTCGCGACGAAGCTTCGGTTGGTGCGGCGGGCGATGTTCGACGAGGATACGGTCGTCATTATGCTCGACCCGATGCGGGGGTTCGCCGGCGTCAACGAGGCGCTCGATGGCGAGCGCATCACGGTCGGTGGCCGGCGGGGGCTGAATCCACTGGAGATCAAGCCGACACCCGACCACGTCCTACAGGAGGTCGACGACATCGACCCGTGGGGTGAGCAAATCAACTGGGTGATGACCTTCTTCGCGACGTTCTTCGAGCACGTCGCGGACCACCCACTCGGCGAGCGCAACCAGACGCTTCGGCGGGCCGTCCAGGAAGCCTACGAGAAGCGCGGGATCACCCGCGACCCGGAGACGCACACCCGGGACTCGCCCACAATTCACGACGTCATCACGGTCCTCGAGGAGATGGTCGAAGACCCCGAGGAGTACGGATACGTCACTGAGGGCGAGCAGGAAGCCGTCCAGTCGGATGCCCAGTCGCTGCTCAAGGACCTCCGGCCGTCGTTCCGCGAGGGCGGTGAACTCGAGAACCTTGCTCGCCCCTCCGAGTTCGACCTCGATTCGAAGGTCATCTACCTCGATCTCCACCAGGAGGAGGGTACCCGTGGCCGGGCGGAAACCAGCCTGATGATGCAGGTGCTGTTCAACAGCGTGTACGAGCGGGTCAAGCAGACCGACAAGCGCGTCGTCTTCTGCATCGACGAGGCGCACTACCTGATGAACGACGCCGTCTCGCTGGACTTCCTGGAGACGGCGGTCCGGCACAGCCGTCACTTCGATCTGAGCCTCGAATTCATCACGCAAACGGGGGGTGAATTCGCGCTGACGCCGGAGGCACGCACCATCGCGAACCTCTGTTCACTGACTGTCCTCCACCGTGTCAACGAGGAGAAAGAGAAGATTGCCAAGTGGTTCGACCTCAGCGAGCGGCAGGTAAATTGGGTCACCTCTGCGAAGGCGGGGGAGGACGAGGACGGGTACTCGGAGGCGCTCGTCGGCATCGACCAGGAGGGCTGGTTCCCGCTTCGGATTCGAGCCAGCGACTACGAGGCGCACGTCATCGACGGCGGCGCTGCGGACGTCGCCGAACTCGAGCCCGAGTCGAGTGCGAGCGTAACGAGCCCGGACAGTCGCCCCGCCGGCGCTCGGGCCGACGGCGGTGACCCAACCAGCACTGCCTCTCAGGAGGATGACTGA